TTTATTTGCAACTTGGACATATATTTGTGTTGTTGATATATCAGAATGCCCTAACATTTCTTGTACTGATTTTAGGTCAGCACCATTTTGTAATAAATGAGCTGCAAAAGAATGACGCAATGTATGTGGTGTGATTTTTTTATTTATATTAGCTGTCTTTGTATAAGACTTAATTATTTTCCAAAAACCCTGTCTAGTTAATCTATTACCATGATAATTAACAAATAAAGCATTTTCATCAGACTTTTTAATGAGCTTATGCCTAAATTCACTACAGTACTTCTTTAAATATTCTATAGCAACATTACCTATAGGTATAGCTCTTTCATTTGAAGTAGTCTTTGAACAATATACATAACCCATTTCTAAATTTACATCTTCTATGTTCAAAGATACAAGCTCTGATACTCTAATCCCGGCTGCATATAAAAGTTCAA
This DNA window, taken from Caldisalinibacter kiritimatiensis, encodes the following:
- the xerD gene encoding site-specific tyrosine recombinase XerD, translated to MNIYIDKFTKYLSDERELSQNTLDSYQRDIRQFKEHLNLSKDDDVKTVNKTMILTYLMHLQKKGRSTSTISRNLASLRAFFQYLLNEGIITRDPTINLQSPKQEKKIPNILTPKEVEILLQQPDTTTTKGLRDRTMLELLYAAGIRVSELVSLNIEDVNLEMGYVYCSKTTSNERAIPIGNVAIEYLKKYCSEFRHKLIKKSDENALFVNYHGNRLTRQGFWKIIKSYTKTANINKKITPHTLRHSFAAHLLQNGADLKSVQEMLGHSDISTTQIYVQVANK